From Carya illinoinensis cultivar Pawnee chromosome 5, C.illinoinensisPawnee_v1, whole genome shotgun sequence, one genomic window encodes:
- the LOC122311341 gene encoding jasmonate-induced oxygenase 2-like — protein sequence MGEVDPAFFQDPEHRPRIVFTEAERIPLIDLSPILSSGNVSAVEGLVSEIRKACKEWGFFQVINHGVPLEKRQRIEAAARKFFAQSLEDKRKVRRNEKEVLGYYETEHTKNVRDWKEVFDFTIEEPTFVPASHEPDDKEVTEWINQWPEYPPEIREACQEYAQEMVKLAYKSMELVAQSLGLPADSFRGFFKDQTSFIRLNHYPPCPDPELALGVGRHKDGGALTILAQDDVGGLEVKRKTDGEWVRVKPTPNAYIINVGDIVQVWSNDEYESVEHRAMVNSERERFSIPFFFNPAHYTMVKPLEELTNEQNPAKYWAYNWGKFITNRKRSNFQKLNVENIQIYHFRI from the exons ATGGGAGAGGTTGATCCAGCTTTCTTCCAAGACCCTGAACACAGACCCAGAATCGTATTCACCGAAGCCGAACGCATCCCGTTGATCGATCTTTCTCCTATACTCTCCTCCGGAAATGTTTCTGCCGTTGAAGGCCTTGTTAGCGAGATACGCAAAGCATGCAAGGAATGGGGGTTCTTCCAGGTGATCAACCACGGGGTGCCCTTGGAGAAGCGCCAGAGGATTGAGGCTGCAGCGAGGAAATTCTTTGCACAGAGTTTAGAGGACAAGAGGAAGGTCAGAAGGAATGAGAAGGAGGTGTTGGGTTACTACGAAACTGAGCACACCAAGAACGTAAGGGACTGGAAGGAGGTTTTTGATTTTACCATAGAGGAACCCACCTTCGTCCCGGCTTCCCATGAGCCTGATGACAAGGAGGTGACAGAGTGGATTAATCAGTGGCCTGAATACCCGCCCGAGATAAG GGAGGCATGCCAAGAATATGCTCAAGAGATGGTAAAACTAGCTTACAAGTCAATGGAACTTGTGGCCCAGAGCCTAGGCCTGCCAGCAGATAGCTTCCGGGGCTTCTTCAAAGACCAAACCAGCTTTATCCGACTCAACCACTATCCACCCTGCCCTGACCCTGAATTAGCTCTTGGTGTTGGTCGACACAAGGATGGGGGTGCCTTAACCATCCTTGCTCAAGATGATGTTGGAGGATTGGAAGTGAAGCGCAAAACAGATGGAGAGTGGGTTCGGGTCAAACCCACCCCCAATGCTTATATTATCAATGTTGGTGACATTGTCCAG GTTTGGAGCAATGACGAATATGAGAGCGTGGAGCACAGGGCGATGGTGAACTCAGAGAGGGAAAGGTTCTCCATTCCTTTTTTCTTCAACCCGGCACACTACACCATGGTTAAGCCTTTGGAGGAGCTAACAAATGAGCAAAACCCTGCCAAGTATTGGGCATACAACTGGGGAAAGTTTATAACAAACAGAAAGCGCAGTAACTTCCAGAAACTCAATGTTGAAAACATCCAAATTTATCATTTCAGGATATAA